A region from the Plasmodium berghei ANKA genome assembly, chromosome: 9 genome encodes:
- a CDS encoding GPI-anchor transamidase, putative, with protein MEVKIGIVIYLLIAIKCAIGSIYFSGIDIKNMKSKYEEIKNSNNKQNVNEIFLKELKKYNYINSNAIALSTSRHYFNYRHTANLLIAYKYLKNNGDIMDKNILLMIPFDQACNCRNIIEGTIFKKYEKFPNEYINKNMEESLYNKLNIDYKNDNINDEQLRKVIRHRYNSFTPYKNRLYTNEYNEKNLFIYITGHGGIHFLKIQEFNIISSSEFNLYIQELLIKDIYKNIFVIIDTCQGYSFYDDILAFINQNKIKNVFLLSSSNRNENSYSLFSSKYLSVSTVDRFTYNFFDYIENIHKMKSKEIYKNLKFFSLQNILNYLKTQNLMSHPSINNSKFNVSSFLHDQNVIFYDSNMLFPKFFFNKFNNNQNYPNNNHDNNNSEQTCFGYLGICGHIKSQIYLNMESLYNDRSYYNNDDVYNSYEFYFTDKCFNFKYFDIYYMAIFLILLFVILLFLIVFMLY; from the coding sequence ATGGAGGTAAAAATTGGaatagttatatatttattgatAGCAATAAAATGCGCAATTGGAtcgatttatttttctggtatagacataaaaaatatgaaaagtaaatatgaagaaataaaaaatagtaataataaacaaaatgtaaacgaaatatttttaaaagaattaaaaaaatataattatattaatagtaATGCTATAGCATTAAGTACATCAAgacattattttaattacaGGCATACAgctaatttattaattgcatacaaatatttaaaaaataatggagATATTatggataaaaatattttacttaTGATACCATTTGATCAAGCTTGCAATTGtagaaatattatagaaGGTacaattttcaaaaaatatgaaaaatttccaaatgaatatattaataaaaatatggaagaaagtttatataataaattaaatatcgattataaaaatgataatataaatgatgaaCAATTAAGAAAAGTTATAAGACATCGATATAACAGTTTTACAccttataaaaatagattATATACTAAcgaatataatgaaaaaaatttatttatttatattacaGGGCATGGTggaatacattttttaaaaattcaagaatttaatattataagtTCTTCtgaatttaatttatatattcaagAATTACttataaaagatatatataaaaatatttttgtaataattgATACATGTCAAGGTTATAGTTTTTATGATGATATATTAGCATttataaatcaaaataaaataaagaatgtttttttattgtcaTCATCTAATAGAAATGAAAATAGCTATAGCCTTTTTTCAAGTAAGTATTTAAGTGTTTCAACAGTAGACAGATTTacttataatttttttgattatatagaaaatatccataaaatgaaatcaaaagaaatatataaaaatttgaaatttttttcattacaaaatatattgaattatttaaaaaccCAAAATTTAATGTCACATCCCtcaataaataattcaaaatttaatgtatcatcatttttgCATGATCAAAATGTTATCTTTTACGATTCAAACATGTTGTTtccaaaatttttttttaacaaatttaataataatcaaaattatCCTAACAACAAtcatgataataataattccgAACAAACCTGCTTTGGTTATTTAGGCATATGTGGTCATATAAAAAgtcaaatatatttaaacatGGAGAGTTTATATAACGATCGAAGTTATTACAACAATGACGATGTGTATAATAGttatgaattttattttactgataaatgttttaattttaaatattttgatatatattatatggcaatatttttgattttgttatttgttattttactttttcttatagtatttatgttatattAA
- a CDS encoding Fe-S cluster assembly protein, putative gives MDSDIIDEEFVYGKNIEKIKKKKELILDCLKEINDPDLKRNIVELNFVRNLKIKENKSGKYNVEFDLNLTTPACPVKDELLSECKQKLNTYDWIEDININITFFSFNENDRKKNIKKIENIILVYSCKGGVGKSFFSVNFAYYLKKQGATVGLLDADINGPSLPTLLPFDHSYAKFKTHKKKKKNGMNNKIFYEQEKINNIIDEDKNHTFLKKKSFQENYLVDKTKNIMKNMSNDNLVEERHDVDLNLRNNNYNNNSEKKKNNNKIYSGLFESYTNEDIENEEKKDDIIDNQKENNDNEKEERCDYKEEEKSTIPLIEPLIYKNVKLMSYAYIKDKQKLGFASFRGPILNELISEFVHNVNWGVLDYLIIDMPPGTSDIHLNLFESEHIDGIIMISTPNDLSINDAEKGINMSNYFNIPIICLIINMNYFICDNCDKKHYIFNNCDIKSLQKKISKIYEFPFHPLISKNVYCNTDCDNIENINKEKDRKFPFILSFEKHYLIEKLEEIFVNAIREISIIKYNHTLNLPSIQIYNKYYIQLSFDSIQNKYVFSDDVLTCNSKDIRLKCACDICTNLKKNNPQKKKNIKKYIFNHNIYVKEIIKLGAYNVKFIWSDNHVSIYSYSYLKHIFQKKKITGIIPHCSSNNISKYDW, from the coding sequence ATGGATAGTGACATAATTGACGAAGAATTTgtatatggaaaaaatatagaaaagataaaaaaaaaaaaagaattaattttagattgcttaaaagaaataaatgatcCAGACTTAAAAAGGAATATAGTAGAACTAAATTTTGTTcgtaatttaaaaataaaagaaaataaaagtggaaaatataatgtcGAATTTGATTTAAATTTGACAACACCTGCCTGTCCTGTTAAGGATGAATTATTATCAGAGTGTAAACAAAAACTGAATACATATGACTGGATCgaagatataaatattaacattacattttttagtttcaatgaaaatgatagaaaaaaaaatataaagaaaattgaaaatattatattagtaTATAGCTGTAAAGGGGGAGTAGgaaaatcatttttttctgttaattttgcttattatttaaaaaaacaaggAGCGACAGTTGGACTTTTAGATGCTGATATTAACGGCCCAAGTTTACCGACATTATTGCCTTTTGATCATTCATATGCTAAATTTAAAactcataaaaaaaaaaaaaaaaatggtatgaataacaaaatattttatgaacaagaaaaaataaataatattattgacgaagataaaaatcatacttttttaaaaaaaaaaagttttcaggaaaattatttagttgataaaacaaagaatattatgaaaaatatgagtAATGATAACCTAGTAGAGGAGAGACATGATGTGGATTTGAATTTAaggaataataattataataacaatagtgaaaaaaaaaaaaataataataaaatatatagcgGTCTATTTGAATCCTATACAAATGAAGATattgaaaatgaagaaaaaaaagatgatattattgataatcaaaaagaaaataatgataatgaaaaagaagagAGATGTGATTACAAAGAGGAAGAAAAATCCACAATACCATTAATAGAACCattgatatataaaaatgtaaaattaaTGTCATATGCATACATAAAAGATAAACAAAAGTTGGGTTTTGCGTCTTTTAGGGGACcaatattaaatgaattaattAGTGAATTTGTTCATAATGTAAATTGGGGAGTATTAGACTACCTAATTATTGATATGCCTCCAGGCACTAGTGATatacatttaaatttatttgagTCTGAACATATTGATGGTATTATTATGATTAGCACTCCAAATGATTTATCTATTAATGATGCCGAGAAAGGAATAAATATGTCTaactattttaatattcctattatttgtttaattataaacatgaattattttatttgtgaTAATTGCGATAAAAagcattatatttttaacaattgTGACATTAAAtctttacaaaaaaaaataagcaaaatatatgaatttcCATTTCATCCCcttatatcaaaaaatgtatattgCAATACTGATTGtgataatattgaaaatataaataaagaaaaagatCGTAAATTTCCATTTATACTTTCCTTCGaaaaacattatttaattgAAAAACTTGAAGAAATATTTGTGAACGCCATAAGAGAAATttcaattataaaatataatcataCCTTAAATCTACCATCTATACagatttataataaatattatattcaatTAAGTTTTGATTcaattcaaaataaatatgttttttcaGATGATGTATTAACTTGTAACAGTAAAGATATACGTTTAAAATGTGCTTGTGATATATgtacaaatttaaaaaaaaataatccacaaaaaaaaaaaaatataaaaaaatatatttttaatcataatatatatgtaaaggaaataattaaattaggGGCATATAAtgttaaatttatttggtCCGATAATCATGTTtctatttattcatattcaTATCTAAAACacatatttcaaaaaaaaaaaataactgGTATAATTCCACATTGCAGctctaataatatttccaAATATGATTGgtaa
- a CDS encoding bifunctional farnesyl/geranylgeranyl diphosphate synthase, putative encodes MEKEATGDEADSGLEFFRSMYDKYRDTFLEHISDYALEDHIKQHILKYYKVLFDYNCLGGKNNRGILVILIYEYVKNRDINNLEWEKAACLAWCIEILQASFLVADDIMDKGETRRNKHCWYLLKDVETKNAVNDCLLLSNSIYKLIEIYLGNDTCYNDIIATFRDTVLKTIIGQHLDTNIFSNKYTDINKNIDTNNITIPEQVMINTEMINFDVYKNVVVHKTAYYSFFLPIACGMQLSGISMDNLLYKKIEDISIMMGEYFQAHDDYLDIFGDFTQTGKMGSDIQNNKLTWLLIKAFELCSESDKEKIIKNYGKNNVASVKTIDNIYEKYNIKEHYNIYEQAQKDKIIDAINKLHHEGIEYVLKYILDILFTGA; translated from the exons atgGAGAAAGAAGCAACAGGAGATGAGGCTGATAGTGGCTTAGAGTTTTTTAGAAGT ATGTATGATAAGTATAGAGACACATTTCTTGAACATATAAGCGACTATGCATTAGAAGATCATATAAAacaacatattttaaaatattacaaaGTGTTATTTGATTACAATTGTTTAG gAGGGAAAAATAATAGGGGAATTTTagttatattaatttatgaatatgtgaaaaatagagacattaataatttagagTGGGAAAAAGCGGCTTGTTTAG CTTGGTGCATAGAAATATTACAGGCTTCTTTCTTAGTTGCAGATGATATTATGGATAAAGGGGAAACTAGGCGAAATAAACATTGCTG GTACCTTTTAAAAGATGTTGAAACGAAAAACGCAGTAAACGATTGCCTTCTTTTGTCAAATTCCATTTAcaa aCTTATTGAAATATACTTAGGAAACGATACATgttataatgatataattgCAACATTTAGAGATACagttttaaaaacaataattgGTCAGCATCTtgatacaaatatattttctaataaatatacagacataaacaaaaatattgacacaaataatattaccATTCCAGAGCAAGTTATGATAAATACTGAGATGATAAATTTTgatgtttataaaaatgtagtTGTTCATAAAACTGCatattattctttttttttgccaATTGCATGTG gTATGCAATTATCTGGAATATCGATGGATAATTTactatacaaaaaaattgaagaCATTTCTATTATGATGGGGGAATATTTCCAA GCACATGATGACTACTTGGATATTTTTGGAGATTTCACACAAACTGGAAAAATGGGATCAGACATTCAAAACAATAAATTAACTTGGTTATTAATAAAg GCCTTTGAATTATGTTCCGAATCGgataaggaaaaaataataaaaaattatgggaaaaataatgtagCAAGTGTTAAAACtattgataatatatatgaaaaatataatattaaagaacactacaatatatatgaacaaGCCCAAAAGGATAAAATAATCGA CGCTATAAACAAGTTACATCACGAAG gTATAGAGTACGTACTAAAGTACATATtggatatattatttacagGTGCATaa
- a CDS encoding ATP-dependent 6-phosphofructokinase, putative — protein MDIENAQIHLSELQEERRKHKIALPSILKNKIIIKENDIILNNNEKELEQYFPNIIKNPLITLEIDSTSLENYNEHSWYKTMSTNISDPISKDNSTSNSFIKEMINIYNDDDIIKIGILFVGLQAPGGHNVICGTLDYLKKKNKKNILYGFINGFDGINEYNFMELKNEYISMFRNSGGFDMINKGVKNMQENHVNIKRCFKICRHLDLNGLIIVGGVDTSKEIAILSEYFEFVHNSVKKQNHDSDILSVTDTSNITNNNKNKLSSPIFIENQNNEYIDDNTYHQYDTYNIVSDISDEEVKKKYPKKIRRIKKKTKIISVPTNIHNEIKSDLVECSLGFDTTIFTTCQYISYLMSYIQTYKTGYHFVKVVGNKSSHIALECFLQTKANIVLISEEIKKKKMTLNDIVNFITDSIKIRYKNGEKKYGIIIIPEGILKNVQDIKNLVNLCLYFKTQFIKNENINSENNKDYNPNLEYLYSPSKQIMSTFKTYIYTNMDKENLNLFQSFPLFFQNQFLVEIFSDSFQYTNLGVENLLAFLVKKQIEAEIEEIELVTNCYGNEVTSALPTNFDCAYSYILGFGCVEMVINKYNGYMCSVINLKNILSNVNKIKIMGIPIYKFIKIGKKEKTNCCENDNYNKLFMERTNLGIKTKTKKVNLNDEYFLKYKMCRSKYLEGDNYRILSGIQYNYYIKGDNEKLFSYYKSGNKISTNDNILIYKSKMENEICNRINFTITGIHNDIENFEKKDEMDIHNLDRKNEQNFNCNYYKHLNSLSKVEDILTKGIIKFNTNLIRHNTTIQVIENNFGNKINCDTFNYINKITDFYIISENPINTKIMSKEMSKNIKNKYYSSYTNRNDSIYPPFCKNVGVVMLSHVVPGVNNVLVGLHQRLSINNLKLIGFIKGIKGLLNNEICIINDNNIKTSINLGGFPLLGSQLSYNTNDNEVVHIYNLFNSDNIDKIIKTCENNKIINLVFIGDEKVISIMNILNEIFIKKNINIKIITVPISIYNSYDKNLIECSIGYHTTVNIISNIVSNIQRCSINLNKYYYFVKIPANISSSLLLSIQLETHCNICCIGEPVVAGHLINLLTIVEHMSLVIIERINRKKNYGVILLTSNLLFCIKEFDDLCKDVDNNVKTEMEVAQIVNQEFVSDQLEKLLTKESIELLKICTKSVKEKLLIKEKRLNEDIDSDFEILLINEIKKYIKNLMDKNKNNNLLYSYKNHMNNLTNTITEKNIKIYSDINYLFYFNTIVKNIDKEVNCSMPTHFDNSLAFSHGLLAGIAVENNLVNYVTSVRQLSLSKQNWSSSLYPGYYFINNQNDLEKFKKYHYVSPVPISMKSCQMVTIKYNANMWAYNDSYIYVGPVQYDTNLDTPGYTYMF, from the exons ATGGACATAGAAAATGCGCAAATACATTTAAGTGAACTACAAGAAGAACGAcgaaaacataaaatagcATTACCAAGTattctaaaaaataaaataataataaaagaaaatgatataatcttaaataataatgaaaaggAATTAGAACAATATTTTcctaatataattaaaaaccCTTTAATCACATTGGAAATAGATAGTACAAGTttggaaaattataatgaacACAGTTGGTATAAAACAATGTCAACAAACATATCGGATCCTATTTCTAAAGACAATAGTACATctaattcatttattaaagaaatgataaatatatataatgatgatgatataataaaaataggaATTTTGTTTGTTGGTTTACAAGCCCCAGGGGGGCATAATGTTATTTGCGGGACTTTagattatttaaaaaaaaaaaataaaaaaaatatattatatggaTTTATAAATGGATTTGATGGaattaatgaatataattttatggaattaaaaaatgaatacaTTAGTATGTTCAGAAATAGTGGCGGGTTTGATATGATAAATAAGGGTGTCAAAAATATGCAAGAAAATCAcgtaaatataaaaagatgttttaaaatatgtagaCATTTAGATCTAAATGGATTAATAATAGTTGGGGGGGTGGATACTAGTAAAGAAATAGCTATATTATCTGAATATTTTGAGTTTGTACATAATTCTgtgaaaaaacaaaatcaTGATTCAGATATATTATCTGTAACTGACACATCTAATATTacaaacaataataaaaataaattgtcTTCGCctatatttatagaaaatcaaaataatgaatatatagatGATAACACATATCATCAATAtgatacatataatattgtaaGCGATATAAGCGATGAagaagttaaaaaaaaatatcccaaaaaaattagaagaattaaaaaaaaaacaaaaataataagcgTGCCGacaaatatacataatgaaataaaaagcGATTTAGTTGAATGCTCCTTAGGTTTTGATACAACAATTTTTACAACTTGTCAATATATAAGTTATTTAATGTCATATATACAAACATATAAAACAGGATATCATTTTGTTAAAGTAGTTGGGAACAAATCCAGTCATATAGCTTTAGAATGTTTCCTTCAAACAAAAGctaatattgttttaatatctgaagaaattaaaaaaaaaaaaatgacatTAAATGATATAGTAAATTTCATTACTGATtccataaaaataagatataaaaatggagaaaaaaaatatggtattataataattccTGAAggtattttgaaaaatgttcaagacattaaaaatttagtaaatttgtgtttatattttaaaactcaattcattaaaaatgaaaatattaattcagaaaataataaagattaCAATCCTAATTTGGAATATCTATATTCCCCTTCCAAACAAATTATGAGCACATTTAAaacttatatttatactaacatggataaagaaaatttaaatctTTTTCAATCTtttcctttattttttcaaaaccAATTTTTGgtagaaatattttcagACAGTTTTCAA TACACTAATCTGGGAGTTGAAAATCTATTAGCCTTTTTagttaaaaaacaaattgaAGCCGAAATTGAAGAAATAGAGTTGGTTACAAATTGTTATGGAAATGAAGTCACAAGTGCATTACCAACAAATTTTGACTGCGCTTATAGTTACATACTAGGATTTGGATGTGTCGAAATggtaataaataaatataacgGATATATGTGTTCTGTgataaatttgaaaaatatactttCTAATGTAAACAAGATTAAAATTATGGGAATTccaatttataaatttattaaaattggaAAGAAAGAAAAGACAAATTGTtgtgaaaatgataattataataaacttTTTATGGAAAGAACAAATCTAggaataaaaacaaaaacaaaaaaagtaaaccttaatgatgaatatttcttaaaatataaaatgtgcAGATCTAAATATTTGGAGGGTGATAATTATCGAATACTAAGTGGTATACAATATAATTACTACATAAAAGGTGATAATGAAAAGttattttcttattataagtcaggaaataaaatatctactaatgataatatattaatatataaatccaaaatggaaaatgaaatatgtAACAGAATAAATTTTACAATAACAGGTATACATAATgatatagaaaattttgaaaaaaaagatgaaatggatattcataatttagacagaaaaaatgaacaaaattttaattgtaattattataaacatTTGAACAGTTTATCAAAAGTTGAagatatattaacaaaaggaatcataaaatttaataccAATTTAATAAGGCACAATACAACTATCCAAgttatagaaaataattttggaaataaaataaattgtgatacatttaattatattaacaaaataactgatttttatattatatcagAAAATCCAATAAACACAAAAATCATGTCAAAAGAAATGtccaaaaatataaagaacaaatattatagtAGCTATACGAATCGAAACGACTCTATTTATCCAcctttttgtaaaaatgtAGGAGTTGTTATGTTATCACATGTAGTTCCAGGAGTGAATAATGTTTTAGTTGGGTTACATCAACGATTGtctattaataatttaaaattaattggATTCATAAAAGGAATAAAAGGGCTGTTAAACAATgaaatatgcataataaatgataataatataaagaCCTCAATAAATTTAGGTGGATTTCCATTATTAGGAAGTCAATTATCTTACAATACAAATGATAATGAAgttgtacatatatataatcttTTTAATTCAGATAACATagataaaattataaagacatgtgaaaataataaaataattaatttagtTTTTATTGGTGATGAAAAAGTTATATcaattatgaatatacttaatgaaatatttataaaaaaaaatataaatataaaaataataactgTTCCTATATCTATTTATAATagttatgataaaaatttaatagaGTGTAGTATAGGATATCATACAACagttaatattattagtaaCATAGTTAGTAACATACAGCGTTGTTCTATAAActtaaacaaatattattattttgttaaaatacCAGCTAATATATCATCTTCTTTGTTGTTATCTATTCAATTAGAAACACATTGTAATATATGCTGTATTGGTGAACCTGTAGTAGCAGGACATCTTATAAATTTACTTACTATAGTTGAGCATATGTCTTTAGTTATTATTGAAAGaataaatagaaaaaaaaactatggagttattttgttaacttcaaatttattattttgcatTAAAGAATTTGATGATTTATGCAAAGATGTTGATAATAATGTGAAAACAGAAATGGAAGTCGCACAGATTGTAAACCAGGAGTTTGTTTCTGACCA GCTCGAAAAATTGCTGACAAAAGAAAGCATCgaattattgaaaatatgcACCAAGTCagttaaagaaaaattgctaataaaagaaaaacgGTTGAACGAAGATATAGATTCTGATTTCGAAATACTgctaataaatgaaattaaaaaatatataaaaaatttaatggataaaaataaaaataataatttattatattcatataaaaaccatatgaataatttaacaaatacaataacagaaaaaaatatcaaaatatatagtgatattaattatttattttattttaatacaattgttaaaaatatcgACAAAGAAGTTAATTGCTCTATGCCTACACATTTTGATAATTCATTAGCTTTTTCCCATGGTTTGTTAGCAGGAATAGCtgttgaaaataatttggtTAATTATGTAACATCAGTTAGACAGTTAAGTTTAAGCAAACAAAATTGGAGCAGCTCTTTATATCCTGggtattattttataaacaatCAGAATGATTTGGAAAAGTTCAAAAAG TACCACTACGTTTCCCCTGTTCCCATATCAATGAAGTCATGCCAAATGGTGACTATCAAGTACAATGCAAATATG tGGGCATACAACGATAGTTACATATATGTAGGCCCAGTTCAGTATGATACAAATTTGGATACTCCTGGatacacatatatgttTTGA
- a CDS encoding CCR4-NOT transcription complex subunit 2, putative codes for MDKENNENSKEKTKTFLNLFKKKKKKNIAENEKNENNENLNNETSENITENLNTNSKEVGKNNNENNINIVNKNSGPGIEHSNNINESWNIDKNNEMFPSIVFAKLNPNCNKSVDQNEKKKNANNEKKKNATKNDKNKISEKNCNSSDPSNIAQGESEEQSSCAEYNNNNNNNNIEKNQNKKKTKGNGKNDKNEHNSNSDNNTKHMKNNSNQTLSENQNSKYKQKNESENNNDDNKNKQDKIVEKNEISNVITNENTKGKKNKKGIKTNENNLNSTLSANPTSNNDYNYTKNKNEDRKKMEKKENLDTKNNTDMYNGNWENHKNEIVNTNMNKKSENIKGNNDKNIKKKESNKTNIEKNSNKESVKNKKENDNTTENGIKIANVQKEVASRQILEKEIYTEKKKKKNNNNENKINISSNNVETNEKKEDTSDIENNEDISLEEILYETTERSKVYNRKNYGILGILKSIKTNDPHLNKLSLGTDLTTLGLNLNSPDFIFPSFTSPISDNPTMKDDYFIRPESYINTQFQVRLSLLLKLQTETLFYIFYNLPRDILQVYAASELYIRKWLYHVIYKKWFTPNTTNNLTQIEKCSSWIYFDPSTWSKKNYNNFLNSKDIMNVEEVTKSIEEIIKIQSYYNNIHQNNSNNIPSTYEPQVNNINIPNSS; via the coding sequence atggataaagaaaataacgAAAATTCAAAGGAAAAAACGAAAACAttcttaaatttatttaaaaagaagaaaaaaaaaaacatagctgaaaatgagaaaaatgaaaataatgaaaaccTCAATAATGAAACGAGTGAAAATATAACAGAAAATTTGAATACAAATTCTAAAGAAgttggaaaaaataataatgaaaataatattaacattgtaaataaaaattctgGACCAGGTATAGAACattctaataatattaatgaaagTTGGAATATCGATAAAAACAATGAAATGTTTCCTTCAATAGTTTTTGCAAAATTAAACCCGAATTGTAACAAATCTGTCGACCAAAAtgagaagaaaaaaaatgcaaataatgaaaaaaagaaaaatgccacaaaaaatgataaaaataagatcagtgaaaaaaattgtaattcTTCTGACCCAAGTAATATTGCTCAAGGGGAAAGTGAAGAACAATCATCATGTGctgaatataataataataataataataataatattgaaaaaaatcaaaataaaaaaaaaacaaaaggaaatggaaaaaatgataagAATGAACATAATTCAAATTCAGACAATAATACCAAACATATGAAAAACAATTCGAATCAGACACTTTCTGAAAACCAAAATAGTAagtataaacaaaaaaatgaaagtgaaaataataatgatgataataaaaataagcaaGATAAAAttgtagaaaaaaatgaaatttcTAATGTTATAACCAATGAAAATACAAAGGgtaaaaagaataaaaaaggtATAAAAAcgaatgaaaataatttaaattcaaCATTAAGTGCAAACCCAACGAGTAATAACGATTACAATTATacgaaaaacaaaaatgaagatcgaaaaaaaatggaaaaaaaagaaaatctcgatacaaaaaataatacggATATGTACAATGGTAATTGGgaaaatcataaaaatgaaatagtaaatacaaatatgaataaaaaaagcgaaaatataaaaggaaataatgataaaaatataaaaaaaaaagaatcaaataaaacaaatatcgAAAAAAATTCTAACAAAGAAagtgtaaaaaataaaaaagaaaatgataatacaACAGAAAATGGCATAAAAATTGCAAATGTGCAGAAAGAAGTAGCTAGTAGACAAATCTTagaaaaggaaatatatacagaaaaaaaaaaaaaaaaaaataataataatgaaaataaaattaatatttcttcAAATAATGTAgaaacaaatgaaaaaaaagaagatacATCTGAcatagaaaataatgaagataTATCATTGGAAGAAATACTATACGAAACAACAGAAAGATCAAAAGtatataatagaaaaaattatggaaTTTTAGGTATATTAAAAtcaataaaaacaaatgatCCACATTTAAATAAACTATCTTTAGGAACAGATTTAACAACATTAggattaaatttaaattctccagattttattttcccaTCATTTACATCACCTATATCAGATAATCCAACCATGAAAGatgattattttataagaCCTGAgtcatatataaatactcAATTTCAAGTCCgtttatctttattattaaaattacaaaCAGAAACattattctatattttttataatttgccAAGAGATATATTACAAGTTTATGCAGCTTCTGAACTGTACATAAGAAAATGGTTATATcatgttatatataaaaaatggttTACCCCTAATACTACTAATAATTTAACACAAATAGAAAAATGTTCTTCTTGGATTTATTTCGATCCAAGTACATggtcaaaaaaaaattataataattttttaaattcaaaaGATATAATGAATGTTGAAGAAGTAACAAAATCCATTgaagaaataattaaaatacaATCCtactataataatattcaccaaaataattcaaataatattccATCTACTTATGAACCACAAGTcaacaatataaatattcctAATTCATCCTAA